One window of the Alligator mississippiensis isolate rAllMis1 chromosome 5, rAllMis1, whole genome shotgun sequence genome contains the following:
- the NUCB1 gene encoding nucleobindin-1, with the protein MMKLSWLLLTTLLGLVASVPIDRSKEKKTKEASPEPPDTGLYYHRYLQEVINVLETDSHFREKLQAANAEDIKSGKLSKELDFVSHHVRTKLDELKRQEVSRLRMLIKAKMDATMEQNVQIDHLGLLKQFEHLDPQNQHTFEARDLELLIQAATKDLENYDAAHHEEFKRYEMLKEHERREYLRSLDEEKRREEEARFQELRRRHREHPKVNVPGSRDQLKEVWEETDGLDPNEFNPKTFFKLHDTNSDGVLDEQELEALFTKELEKVYDPRNEEDDMLEMEEERLRMREHVMKNVDMNKDRLVTLEEFLKSTEKKEFNEAGGWETVDETQVYSEAELKRFEAELAAQEAELSRRAEQLRRQHQDLAERQVQLDAQKKEYQHAVLQMEQRKNQQAEAPVPAGAGGELKFQPQPPHVAQADPPVPAQSAVPVDTLAHAPEQNQVEPAQNQPQQPPQPEVQMQ; encoded by the exons ATGATGAAGCTCTCTTGGCTCTTGCTCACCACCCTCCTGGGCCTTGTGGCATCTGTGCCCATTGACCGGTCGAAGGAGAAGAAGACAAAGGAGGCATCCCCGGAGCCGCCA GACACGGGGCTCTATTACCATCGCTACCTGCAGGAGGTGATTAATGTGTTGGAGACGGACAGTCACTTCCGGGAGAAGCTACAGGCGGCCAATGCTGAGGACATCAAG AGCGGGAAActgagcaaggagctggactTCGTGAGCCACCACGTGCGAACGAAGCTGGATGAACTGAAGCGCCAGGAGGTGTCACGGCTTCGCATGCTTATCAAAGCCAAGATGGATGCCACCATGGAGCAGA ATGTCCAGATTGACCACCTGGGGCTACTGAAGCAGTTTGAGCATTTGGACCCCCAGAACCAGCACACCTTTGAGGCCCGGGACCTGGAGCTGCTCATCCAGGCG GCCACCAAGGACCTGGAGAACTATGATGCTGCGCACCATGAAGAGTTCAAGCGCTATGAGATGCTGAAGGAGCACGAGCGGCGTGAGTACCTGCGCTCCCTGGATGAGGAGAAGCGACGTGAGGAGGAGGCCCGCTTCCAGGAGCTGCGGCGCCGGCACCGCGAACATCCCAAGGTCAACGTCCCG GGGAGCCGGGATCAGCTGAAAGAGGTTTGGGAGGAGACTGATGGGCTGGACCCCAATGAGTTCAACCCCAAGACCTTCTTCAAACTGCACG aCACCAACAGTGATGGGGTCCTGGATGAGCAGGAGTTGGAGGCCTTGTTCACCAAGGAG ctggaGAAAGTCTATGACCCCCGGAACGAGGAGGATGACATGCTGGAGATGGAGGAGGAGCGTCTGCGCATGCGGGAGCACGTCATGAAGAAT gtGGACATGAACAAAGACCGGCTAGTGACACTGGAGGAGTTTCTGAAGTCCACTGAGAAAAAGGAATTCAATGAAGCCGGGGGCTGGGAG ACGGTGGATGAGACCCAGGTGTACTCTGAAGCAGAACTCAAGCGCTTTGAGGCAGAGCTTGCAGCCCAGGAGGCCGAACTGAGCCGGCGGGCAGAGCAGCTGCGGCGCCAGCACCAGGACCTGGCTGAGCGGCAGGTCCAGCTTGATGCCCAGAAGAAGGAGTACCAGCAT GCTGTGTTGCAGATGGAGCAGAGGAAAAACCAGCAAGCGGAGGCACCAgtgcctgctggggcaggaggagagctgaaattccagccccagcccccacatgttGCTCAAGCTG ATCCGCCTGTGCCTGCCCAGTCTGCAGTCCCAGTTGACACCCTGGCCCACGCCCCCGAGCAGAACCAGGTGGAGCCTGCCCAGAACCAGCCACAGCAGCCGCCTCAGCCTGAAGTCCAGATGCAGTAA